One Narcine bancroftii isolate sNarBan1 chromosome 3, sNarBan1.hap1, whole genome shotgun sequence DNA window includes the following coding sequences:
- the LOC138759194 gene encoding RIB43A-like with coiled-coils protein 2 → MENPGMAATACGLHRVLTDRWKGMSRQQVEEIRQQQRLQAEERKRQKQQEAQLEAEWDQQQLADGLAALAMQRLEEGEARNRRQQLDLYNQWLCQGAAGTPKVPG, encoded by the exons ATGGAGAACCCCGGGATGGCAGCAACCGCCTGCGGGTTACACCGGGTGCTCACTGACCGCTGGAAGGGGATGAGCCGGCAGCAGGTGGAGGAGATCCGACAGCAGCAGAGGCTCCAGGCAGAGGAGCGCAAG AGGCAGAAGCAGCAGGAGGCGCAGCTCGAGGCGGAGTGGGACCAACAGCAGCTGGCAGACGGATTGGCCGCCTTGGCAATGCAGCGGCTGGAGGAGGGGGAGGCCAGGAACCGGCGGCAGCAGCTGGATCTCTACAACCAGTGGCTGTGCCAGGGAGCAGCAGGCACA CCAAAAGTACCTGGATAA